From Paenibacillus polymyxa, the proteins below share one genomic window:
- a CDS encoding VanW family protein, which translates to MKKIHLSVIWIWSGVLALAMLWGGLHLYADRQTLPEGVRIGGVNVGGMDKTDALRLVEKKLDALKQRPLLFTDSDSSAQDIKLTLGEAGFSYKAEAFRNAVKALSAKHLWTRVQTRFSFEKEWSITPFQQEKILKSQFGADWEEQRYGMPINAVRQIDANDQVRYIPGRSARRLDWPKLDVVMKQALPKDFTTLEEPIRVELPFHQLEPKITVDSLRSEGIERKITQFSTSLGSSSEGRVYNVNSAASTVDGLILKPGDIFDYGQVIAKAERTHGFREAPVIVNGRLESGIGGGICQVSSTVYNAALRVGLDIVERRNHSLPVSYLPKGQDATFATGSINFRFRNNTGKHLLLRAAVQNRTLTVKIFGTFPPNISYELESHTVRVLPIPVKRIRNDSLPSGFYQVIRQGKEGYVVETFRIKKVDGKPVERTRISRDTYRAQQRIIASYGGSTSSEPQKRELEKPIVEDGISE; encoded by the coding sequence ATGAAAAAAATTCATTTATCTGTCATTTGGATATGGTCTGGTGTTCTGGCGCTGGCTATGTTGTGGGGAGGACTTCATCTGTACGCCGATAGACAAACACTACCGGAGGGAGTGCGGATCGGAGGAGTCAACGTAGGCGGCATGGATAAAACGGACGCTCTTCGACTGGTGGAGAAAAAACTGGATGCATTGAAGCAGCGCCCTCTGCTCTTCACGGACAGTGACAGCAGTGCACAAGATATAAAGCTAACACTCGGGGAAGCAGGGTTCAGTTATAAAGCGGAGGCATTCCGAAATGCGGTAAAGGCACTCAGCGCGAAGCATCTATGGACTCGCGTACAGACACGTTTTAGCTTCGAGAAGGAATGGTCTATCACACCTTTCCAGCAAGAGAAGATCTTAAAATCCCAATTTGGAGCTGATTGGGAGGAGCAACGATACGGCATGCCTATCAATGCGGTGCGTCAGATTGATGCAAACGATCAGGTTCGTTATATTCCGGGGCGCTCTGCCCGGCGCTTGGATTGGCCCAAATTGGACGTCGTAATGAAGCAGGCACTCCCCAAGGATTTTACGACTTTGGAGGAGCCGATCCGAGTGGAATTACCGTTCCACCAGTTGGAGCCGAAAATTACGGTCGACAGTCTGCGCAGCGAAGGTATAGAGCGAAAAATCACCCAATTTTCCACCAGTCTCGGCAGCAGCTCGGAAGGACGTGTGTATAACGTTAATTCGGCGGCAAGCACCGTTGATGGTTTAATTCTCAAACCAGGTGACATATTTGACTACGGCCAGGTGATTGCCAAGGCTGAGCGCACCCATGGTTTTCGTGAGGCTCCAGTAATCGTGAACGGACGGCTGGAGTCCGGCATTGGCGGTGGGATTTGTCAGGTATCCAGCACGGTCTATAATGCAGCGCTGCGAGTCGGCTTGGACATTGTCGAACGCCGCAACCATTCCCTGCCAGTCAGCTATCTGCCCAAAGGCCAGGATGCGACCTTTGCTACAGGATCCATTAATTTTCGTTTTAGAAATAATACCGGCAAACATTTGCTCCTACGTGCCGCGGTCCAAAATCGAACGCTTACCGTCAAAATTTTTGGTACATTCCCACCCAATATTTCGTATGAGCTTGAATCTCACACCGTTCGCGTACTCCCCATACCCGTAAAGAGAATACGTAACGACTCACTCCCCTCAGGCTTCTATCAAGTCATTCGGCAGGGGAAAGAAGGGTATGTGGTAGAGACCTTTCGAATAAAAAAGGTAGATGGAAAACCCGTCGAGCGCACCCGAATCAGCCGCGATACGTACCGGGCGCAGCAGCGCATTATAGCTAGTTATGGCGGTAGCACATCGTCTGAGCCACAAAAACGCGAACTGGAGAAACCTATTGTGGAAGATGGCATAAGCGAATAA
- the ftsE gene encoding cell division ATP-binding protein FtsE, with translation MIEMQDVWKTYTNGTHALQGVSVRIDRNEFVYVVGPSGAGKSTFMKLIYREEVPTKGQISVNGFNIGKLKQRKIPYVRRNIGVIFQDFRLLPRLTAYENVAFAMEVIEAPKKLIRKRVPEVLELVGLKEKMNREPAQLSGGEQQRVAIARAIVNNPSVIIADEPTGNLDPETSWEIMQLLDEINFRGTTIVMATHNKDIVNSMRKRVIAIENGNIVRDQVRGEYGYDF, from the coding sequence GTGATTGAAATGCAGGATGTGTGGAAGACCTATACGAACGGGACCCACGCACTTCAAGGAGTATCGGTCAGAATTGACCGTAATGAATTCGTATACGTAGTCGGCCCGTCTGGAGCGGGGAAATCGACTTTTATGAAGCTTATTTATAGAGAAGAAGTACCGACCAAGGGACAAATTTCAGTCAATGGTTTTAATATTGGGAAGCTCAAGCAGCGCAAAATTCCCTACGTTCGTCGTAACATCGGAGTCATTTTTCAGGATTTCCGGCTTTTGCCGCGTTTGACAGCCTATGAAAATGTGGCTTTTGCTATGGAAGTTATAGAGGCTCCCAAGAAGCTGATCCGCAAGCGGGTTCCAGAAGTGCTCGAATTGGTTGGCTTGAAAGAAAAAATGAATCGTGAGCCTGCCCAGCTTTCTGGTGGGGAGCAACAGCGTGTAGCAATTGCACGGGCCATCGTGAACAATCCCTCGGTCATCATTGCTGATGAACCGACGGGGAATCTGGACCCCGAAACATCGTGGGAGATCATGCAGTTGCTGGATGAAATTAATTTTCGGGGTACGACCATTGTGATGGCGACACACAATAAGGACATCGTGAACTCCATGCGTAAACGCGTCATTGCCATCGAAAATGGCAATATCGTAAGAGACCAGGTAAGAGGGGAGTACGGATATGACTTTTAA
- the ftsX gene encoding permease-like cell division protein FtsX has protein sequence MTFNTFLRHMREGFKNIFRNGWMSVASVTSIIVSLLILGVFIMLVLNVNSLADQADSQVEVNVFLELNVDQSMRETLQKEIAAMPEISKTTFVTKAQGLEELRKDLGDSGKDLLEGFDKDSNPLPDKIVVEVIEPTTVPFVAEKIEKLNTLHPEKPILKVRYGKGTVETLFTITKLIRNVGFIFVAGLAIMSMFLISNTIRVTILARRREISIMKLVGATNFFIRWPFFIEGALIGLIGSLITVGILFTGYQRLLTAVQGDIALNMLKLMPLEGIWIQLSALLVILGMLVGIIGSTLSMRKFLKV, from the coding sequence ATGACTTTTAATACCTTCTTGCGTCATATGCGGGAAGGTTTCAAAAACATATTCCGCAATGGCTGGATGTCCGTAGCATCCGTCACCTCAATTATTGTGTCACTGCTCATACTGGGCGTGTTTATTATGCTGGTGCTTAACGTCAACTCCTTGGCTGATCAAGCAGATAGTCAGGTGGAAGTTAACGTATTTCTGGAGCTCAATGTCGATCAGAGCATGCGTGAAACGCTGCAAAAGGAAATCGCGGCAATGCCGGAAATCAGCAAAACAACCTTTGTGACGAAAGCTCAAGGTTTGGAGGAGCTTCGCAAAGATTTGGGAGACAGTGGCAAGGATCTGCTGGAGGGTTTTGACAAGGACAGCAATCCACTGCCGGACAAAATCGTGGTAGAGGTTATTGAACCAACGACGGTTCCATTTGTGGCCGAGAAGATTGAGAAGCTGAATACATTGCATCCTGAAAAACCGATCTTAAAGGTTCGTTACGGCAAAGGCACTGTAGAGACGCTCTTTACCATTACTAAGCTGATCCGCAATGTTGGTTTTATATTCGTCGCCGGACTGGCGATCATGTCTATGTTCTTGATCTCGAATACCATTCGAGTAACGATATTGGCACGACGCAGAGAAATCAGCATTATGAAGCTGGTCGGTGCGACCAACTTTTTCATACGATGGCCGTTTTTTATCGAAGGCGCGCTTATTGGTCTTATTGGTTCTCTTATTACTGTAGGAATTTTATTTACAGGCTATCAGCGTTTGCTGACAGCCGTTCAGGGAGATATCGCTCTCAATATGTTGAAGCTTATGCCGCTTGAAGGCATTTGGATTCAGCTGAGTGCATTGCTGGTTATTTTGGGGATGCTGGTCGGAATTATTGGCAGTACCCTGTCCATGCGCAAGTTCTTGAAAGTCTAA